In the Streptomyces sp. cg36 genome, one interval contains:
- a CDS encoding acyl carrier protein translates to MKSEEILPLIHEAIVEVLPELDGHDFRETDSLDGLGANSMDRAEIVMIVLEAMNLEIPLVDTFGPQNLGELARHLADKTSAAR, encoded by the coding sequence ATGAAGAGCGAAGAAATCCTGCCCCTGATCCACGAGGCGATCGTCGAGGTCCTGCCGGAGCTCGACGGGCACGACTTCCGGGAGACCGACTCCCTGGACGGCCTCGGCGCCAACTCGATGGACCGCGCCGAGATCGTGATGATCGTGCTTGAGGCGATGAACCTGGAGATTCCGCTGGTCGACACGTTCGGCCCGCAGAACCTGGGCGAGCTCGCCCGCCACCTCGCCGACAAGACCTCGGCGGCCCGGTAA
- a CDS encoding beta-ketoacyl synthase N-terminal-like domain-containing protein, whose translation MPEIAVTGLGVTTAVGQGKAAFAEALLAGAHRFAVMERPGRQAGTRFVGAEIPSFAPTGRLAARELRTVSLTGQVLLATLEEAWTEARLDEVPAERVGLVVGGSNLQQRELTLAQDRHRDRPRFLRPSYGMSFLDTDLCGLATAAFGIRGLAHTVGGASASGQLAVIEAAEAVASGRVDACVAVGALMDLSYWEHLGLHAMGAMAPESGADAPELACRPFDAGRGGFVFGEACGALVVERVGARPAPVRPYAQLSGWSVQLDGNRNPNPSLEGEVRAIGQALERAGLAADDIDYVNPHGTASPVGDRTEADALLAAGLTRARVNATKSITGHGLTAAGAVEAVAVLLQMRHGRLHPTRNLVEPIEDRLRWVRGEAVEAEIEHCLSLSMGFGGINTALCMSKCESRRA comes from the coding sequence GTGCCCGAGATCGCCGTCACCGGGCTGGGGGTGACCACCGCCGTCGGCCAGGGCAAGGCCGCCTTCGCCGAGGCGCTCTTGGCCGGGGCGCACCGGTTCGCCGTCATGGAGCGGCCCGGCCGCCAGGCCGGCACCCGGTTCGTCGGCGCGGAGATACCCTCCTTCGCGCCGACGGGCCGGCTGGCCGCGCGCGAGCTGCGGACCGTCTCCCTCACCGGCCAGGTCCTCCTGGCCACCCTGGAGGAGGCGTGGACCGAGGCGCGCCTCGACGAGGTCCCCGCCGAGCGCGTCGGCCTGGTCGTCGGCGGCAGCAACCTCCAGCAGCGCGAACTCACCCTCGCCCAGGACCGCCACCGCGACCGGCCCCGCTTCCTGCGGCCCAGTTACGGGATGTCCTTCCTGGACACCGATCTGTGCGGGCTCGCCACGGCGGCGTTCGGCATCCGCGGCCTCGCCCACACCGTGGGCGGGGCCTCGGCCAGCGGCCAGCTGGCGGTGATCGAGGCGGCCGAGGCGGTGGCGTCCGGCCGGGTCGACGCGTGTGTGGCGGTGGGCGCGCTGATGGACCTCTCGTACTGGGAGCACCTCGGCCTGCACGCCATGGGCGCGATGGCGCCGGAGAGCGGCGCGGACGCGCCGGAGCTGGCCTGCCGTCCGTTCGACGCGGGCCGGGGCGGCTTCGTCTTCGGGGAGGCGTGCGGCGCGCTGGTCGTCGAGCGCGTGGGCGCCCGCCCGGCGCCCGTGCGGCCGTACGCGCAGCTGAGCGGCTGGTCGGTCCAGCTGGACGGCAACCGCAACCCCAACCCGTCGCTGGAGGGCGAGGTGCGGGCCATCGGCCAGGCCCTGGAGCGGGCCGGACTCGCGGCGGACGACATCGACTACGTCAACCCGCACGGCACGGCCTCACCGGTCGGCGACCGCACCGAGGCCGACGCCCTGCTGGCCGCCGGGCTCACCCGGGCCCGGGTCAACGCCACCAAGTCGATCACCGGACACGGACTCACCGCGGCCGGGGCGGTGGAGGCGGTCGCCGTGCTGCTCCAGATGCGGCACGGCAGGCTGCACCCCACCCGCAATCTGGTGGAGCCGATCGAGGACCGGCTGCGCTGGGTGCGCGGCGAGGCCGTCGAGGCCGAGATCGAGCACTGTCTGAGCCTGAGCATGGGATTCGGCGGCATCAACACGGCACTTTGCATGAGCAAGTGCGAATCACGGAGAGCGTAA
- a CDS encoding amino acid adenylation domain-containing protein: MTTVNHDSADLIKKIRSLPAKRQRALIALLRKQGVDLSALDTIPPRPRSATEPVRLSFAQQRLWFLAQLDGTSAYYNIPMALRLSGPLDRPALQRALAGIVRRHEVLRTRFVERDGIPYQETVDGSDFAVSYEELADPAELAGVCEREAVAPFDLARESLIRVRLLRESERSHVLLVTMHHSVSDGWSLGVFFRELVALYEAYCAGGEAPLEELPIQYADYAHWQRQWLVDEVQERQVGYWKERLAGVDARLTLPADLPRPEARTYQGRHERFTCPPELLAGLREVSERHGVTLYMTLLAVYALALHQYTGQSDIAVGTPVAGRNRLETEGLIGFFANTLVMRTDLSGDPSFPELLARVKESALQAYDHQDVPFEAVVDALDLERSLSHSPVFQTMFVLQEAQSEREVRLGALDVSLIEFDFDITKFDLTLDLRETPDGLVGAVEYTTALYESATVRRFIAHYTRLLAAVTERPGASISRLSALDGAERHQVLTGWNDTARPFSDESCLHQLFEAAVARHPERTAVVFGATELSYAELNARANRVAHALRRHGVGPDTVVGLRMERSAEMVAAILGIQKAGGAYLPIEPGHPAERTAYVVDSSGVQVVLTQPHLGTEAVAAAEHLLTVDAEGRVAHAGEELTGLGEDNPDAAELGLGSGHLAYVIYTSGSTGRPKGVMVEHRAAVNRIEWMQHTYELGADDVVLQKTPFSFDVSVWEFFWPLMAGARLVVAEPEAHKDPAHLVSLIRRTGVTTLHFVPSMLRSVVEEAGWADCSSVRQVFCSGEALPGDLCARHYALHPAPLHNLYGPTEAAVDVSHWTCPADRPLRTVPIGSPIHNIQLHVLNEALEPQGIGCVGQLYIAGAGLARGYLNNPELTGERFVPNPFDGAPGARMYQTGDLVRRIADGNLEFLGRIDDQVKLRGHRIELGEIEHRLAQHPGVRACVVVVREDRPGSPRLVAYTVPEGEPADRRAEFAAHLERALPDYMVPSAFVVLDALPVTANGKLDRKALPAPGIDAYAQHAYVAPRPGTERLLADLWAELLGFDGEKIGAEDNFFALGGHSLLITVLIARLKEHGLAVTVRTVFNAPTLALLAAGIDGAEARADFTVPPNAIPAHCERITPQLLPLVELTQAQIDAVVATVPGGAANVQDVYPLVPSQEGILFHHLMDPDNDPYVIPILLAAEDAAAGDAFAAALQSLIDRHDVMRTAVLTAGLPEPVQVVHRTARLPVEHLALDPDRDAEEQALALLERPGRMTLGRAPLLKLAVAQDPHSARRFLLLSAHHLIEDATSLRLILDELVTHMSGRVDRLAPPAPYRDFVAHTLHRLASDDAEAFFRDRLGDVTEPTTPFGLADVRGDGRGVRDLRRSLAPGLTRDLRAEAQRLRTSPAALCHAAWSVVVAACSGRDDVVFGTVLSGRLQGVPGVERMLGNFINTLPLRVRLAGRTVGELVAEVDSALKELITYEQSSLIAAQRCSGVEGDVPLFSSMINFRHFEPGRDDDGPVGTDAQGVRWLGSADRTNYPVGLSIDDTGTELSLNAQVDASLSPDALIGYLEAALTGIVAALATDGGASTEALAVDILPAPERRQLLTDWNATAQPYPQDSCLFELFEEQVERRPDAIAVEHGDTALSYAELNARANRVAHELRERGVGPDTLVGLCAERSPELVAGLLGILKAGGAYVPIDPGYPEARIRTLVESSGVTLVLSQSHLPGAVLDGTEVLHLDTGERAADGVQVLADRPEHNLSRAELGLTPDHLAYVIFTSGSTGVPKGVLVEQRGVVRLVRNRTYFPTDERTVVLQHSSISFDVGSQEVLGPLLNGGRLVLHDGDSKDVGQLLDRAERSGVTMMALSAAFLPAFAEASRHRTLPLTYLGVGGEAFAARDVRTLYAAHPDLTVVNAYGPTENSIASTCHEIPRDLAEDAPIPIGRPIGRATAHVTDPGLRLVPCGVVGELCVGGEGVARGYLGNPGLTGEKFVADPFSDVPGARLYRTGDLVRRLPDGALEFVGRIDDQVKVRGFRVELGEIESALHTHPSVHSAVVTTRDSGDTKKLVAHVRPTDAWLDEAAEEQNAEHLGQWRKLFEDQYAAADDAGADAAEAELNLVGWNSSYTGELIPEHEMREWIDGTVARIEELRPRRLLEIGCGTGLLLYRYAGACESVHAVDISASALAGVRRGAERRGWSHLTLSQGDALSVTVPQGTTFDTVVLNSVVQYFPNRVYLEEVVARILPLVEDGGRILIGDVRNLDLFSAHLGAMERSRTQVRASAGALAAQVQRRRRQEGELLVSPAFFAGLQERFEELGAVDLMVKRGLGDNEMLSYRYDVVLTKGAREPAEPLPWLEADSPGALRALLAGEVPERFGVTGLTNPRVEDDVLVAEGLTRWPANRQVDPLPGGVRLTADATGRVRELEEALRYAEELGHRVAVTWSQDRPDGLDLVLGKGELPRVRARGAYRRARLANAPQVARMGQSMTRVLREHLAARVPEYMVPSVFVALEELPITTNGKVDKKALPAPDESDLHKEVYVAPRTGAERTLCRLVEDVLGLNRVGLEDGFFDLGGHSLLATRLTIRVKQETGKDLPLQVILGGATVREMAAALESPAGAATALELVEPGRSALSAPLSLQQSELWFLNHREHLGSAYDNVQMAYRIVGTLDRAAYARAFEALVARHAVLRTSYVLSDGVHVQQVNDATGFAVAFEEMAGETAVAEWLRAERARPFAPRDRHMLRVHLLTLSPHEHIAVVTRPWGIFDGWSTGVFLTELNAVYAALRRGAEPELPELPLQYADFTHWQHRAVDAAELERQEAYWRGKLAGLPARLSLRTDYRRPAVKSHRGSTVAVNVPGELLVQLRRYGQERGVTLYMTLLSAFAVLLGAYGEDREAAIGSPVTNRPDPALEQLIGYFINVLVLRLDTGGDESFDELLERAKRVTAEAHEHKDVPFARLAEQLVAEPDPGHSPLFQAMFNLIPAPAPVPPGEAAPVPEFATLPVSSDAGVAKFDLNLVVRESAAGLSGYLEYSTDLFARRTAERMAALYERLLLKIVANPGASAAELRAAAADAEL; this comes from the coding sequence ATGACCACTGTGAACCACGACAGCGCCGACCTGATCAAGAAGATCAGGTCGCTGCCCGCCAAGCGGCAGCGCGCCCTGATCGCGCTGCTGCGCAAGCAGGGCGTGGACCTCTCCGCGCTCGACACCATCCCCCCGCGCCCCCGGTCCGCGACCGAGCCGGTGCGGCTCTCCTTCGCCCAGCAGCGGCTGTGGTTCCTGGCCCAGCTGGACGGGACCAGCGCGTACTACAACATCCCGATGGCGCTGCGGCTCAGCGGTCCGCTCGACCGCCCCGCGCTCCAGCGGGCGCTGGCCGGGATCGTACGCCGCCACGAGGTGCTGCGCACCCGGTTCGTGGAGCGCGACGGCATCCCGTACCAGGAGACGGTCGACGGCTCCGACTTCGCCGTCTCCTACGAGGAGCTCGCCGATCCGGCCGAGCTGGCGGGCGTCTGCGAGCGCGAGGCGGTCGCCCCCTTCGACCTGGCGCGGGAGTCCCTGATCCGGGTCCGGCTGTTGCGCGAGTCCGAGCGGTCGCACGTCCTGCTGGTCACCATGCACCACAGCGTCTCGGACGGCTGGTCGCTCGGAGTCTTCTTCCGCGAGCTGGTCGCGCTGTACGAGGCGTACTGCGCGGGCGGCGAGGCGCCGCTGGAGGAGCTGCCGATCCAGTACGCCGACTACGCGCACTGGCAGCGCCAGTGGCTGGTCGACGAGGTGCAGGAGCGCCAGGTCGGCTACTGGAAGGAGCGGCTCGCCGGGGTCGACGCCCGGCTCACCCTCCCCGCCGACCTGCCGCGCCCCGAGGCCAGGACGTACCAGGGCCGGCACGAGCGGTTCACCTGCCCGCCCGAGCTGCTGGCCGGGCTGCGCGAGGTCAGCGAGCGGCACGGCGTCACGCTCTACATGACGCTGCTCGCGGTGTACGCGCTGGCCCTGCACCAGTACACCGGGCAGAGCGACATCGCGGTGGGCACCCCGGTGGCGGGCCGCAACCGGCTGGAGACCGAGGGCCTGATCGGTTTCTTCGCCAACACCCTGGTCATGCGCACCGACCTGTCGGGCGACCCGTCCTTCCCCGAGCTGCTGGCCCGGGTCAAGGAGAGCGCGCTCCAGGCGTACGACCACCAGGACGTGCCGTTCGAGGCCGTGGTGGACGCGCTCGACCTGGAGCGCAGCCTCAGCCACTCACCGGTCTTCCAGACCATGTTCGTGCTCCAGGAGGCCCAGTCCGAGCGCGAAGTCCGGCTCGGCGCCCTGGACGTCTCGCTGATCGAGTTCGACTTCGACATCACCAAGTTCGACCTCACCCTCGATCTGCGCGAGACACCGGACGGGCTGGTGGGCGCGGTGGAGTACACCACCGCCCTGTACGAGAGCGCGACGGTGCGGCGCTTCATCGCCCACTACACCCGGCTGCTCGCCGCCGTCACCGAGCGGCCCGGGGCGTCCATATCGCGGCTCTCCGCGCTCGACGGCGCCGAGCGCCACCAGGTGCTCACCGGGTGGAACGACACCGCCCGCCCCTTCTCCGACGAGAGCTGTCTGCACCAGCTGTTCGAGGCGGCCGTGGCGCGCCACCCCGAGCGCACCGCCGTCGTCTTCGGCGCCACCGAGCTCAGCTACGCCGAGCTCAACGCCCGCGCCAACCGCGTCGCGCACGCCCTGCGGCGCCACGGCGTGGGTCCCGACACCGTGGTCGGCCTGCGCATGGAGCGCTCGGCCGAGATGGTGGCCGCGATCCTCGGCATCCAGAAGGCGGGCGGCGCCTATCTGCCCATCGAGCCCGGCCACCCCGCCGAGCGCACCGCGTATGTGGTCGACAGCTCCGGCGTCCAGGTCGTCCTCACCCAGCCGCACCTGGGCACCGAGGCGGTCGCCGCGGCGGAGCACCTGCTCACCGTGGACGCCGAGGGGCGCGTCGCGCACGCGGGGGAGGAGCTCACCGGCCTCGGCGAGGACAACCCCGACGCGGCCGAACTGGGCCTGGGCTCAGGCCACTTGGCGTACGTCATCTACACCTCCGGCTCCACCGGCCGCCCCAAGGGCGTGATGGTCGAGCACCGGGCGGCGGTGAACCGCATCGAGTGGATGCAGCACACCTACGAGCTGGGCGCCGACGACGTCGTCCTGCAGAAGACGCCGTTCAGCTTCGACGTGTCGGTGTGGGAGTTCTTCTGGCCGCTGATGGCGGGCGCACGCCTCGTCGTCGCCGAGCCCGAGGCCCACAAGGACCCCGCCCACCTCGTCTCCCTCATCCGCCGCACCGGCGTCACCACCCTGCACTTCGTGCCGTCGATGCTGCGCTCGGTCGTGGAGGAGGCCGGCTGGGCCGACTGCTCCTCGGTGCGCCAGGTGTTCTGCAGCGGCGAGGCCCTGCCCGGCGACCTCTGCGCCAGGCACTACGCCCTGCACCCCGCCCCGCTGCACAACCTGTACGGGCCCACCGAGGCGGCCGTCGACGTCAGCCACTGGACCTGCCCGGCCGACCGCCCGCTGCGCACGGTCCCCATCGGCAGCCCCATCCACAACATCCAGCTGCACGTCCTGAACGAGGCGCTGGAGCCGCAGGGCATCGGATGCGTCGGCCAGCTGTACATCGCGGGCGCCGGACTCGCGCGCGGCTACCTCAACAACCCGGAGCTGACCGGCGAGCGGTTCGTGCCCAACCCGTTCGACGGCGCCCCGGGCGCCCGGATGTACCAGACCGGCGACCTGGTACGGCGGATCGCCGACGGCAACCTGGAGTTCCTCGGCCGCATCGACGACCAGGTCAAGCTGCGCGGCCACCGCATCGAGCTCGGCGAGATCGAGCACCGCCTGGCCCAGCACCCGGGCGTGCGCGCCTGTGTCGTGGTCGTCCGCGAGGACCGGCCCGGCAGCCCGCGGCTGGTGGCGTACACGGTCCCGGAGGGCGAACCGGCCGACCGGCGCGCCGAGTTCGCCGCGCACCTGGAGCGCGCCCTGCCCGACTACATGGTGCCCAGCGCCTTCGTGGTCCTGGACGCGCTGCCCGTCACCGCCAACGGCAAGCTCGACCGCAAGGCCCTGCCCGCCCCCGGGATCGACGCCTACGCCCAGCACGCCTACGTCGCCCCGCGCCCCGGCACCGAGCGGCTGCTGGCCGACCTCTGGGCCGAACTCCTCGGCTTCGACGGGGAGAAGATCGGCGCCGAGGACAACTTCTTCGCGCTGGGCGGCCACTCGCTGCTCATCACCGTCCTCATCGCCCGCCTCAAGGAACACGGTCTCGCCGTCACCGTGCGGACGGTCTTCAACGCCCCGACGCTGGCGCTGCTCGCCGCCGGGATCGACGGCGCCGAGGCGCGCGCCGACTTCACCGTCCCGCCGAACGCCATACCGGCGCACTGCGAGCGGATCACCCCCCAGCTGCTGCCACTGGTGGAGCTCACCCAGGCGCAGATCGACGCGGTCGTGGCGACCGTGCCCGGCGGCGCGGCCAACGTGCAGGACGTCTACCCGCTGGTCCCCTCGCAGGAGGGCATCCTCTTCCACCACCTGATGGATCCGGACAACGACCCCTATGTCATCCCGATCCTGCTGGCGGCCGAGGACGCGGCGGCCGGGGACGCGTTCGCCGCGGCCCTCCAGTCGCTGATCGACCGGCACGACGTGATGCGCACCGCCGTGCTCACGGCGGGCCTGCCCGAACCCGTCCAGGTCGTCCACCGCACCGCCCGACTGCCCGTCGAGCACCTCGCGCTGGACCCCGACCGGGACGCCGAGGAGCAGGCGCTCGCCCTGCTGGAGCGGCCCGGAAGGATGACGCTGGGCCGCGCCCCGCTGCTGAAGCTGGCCGTCGCCCAGGACCCGCACTCCGCGCGCCGGTTCCTGCTGCTGAGCGCACACCACCTCATCGAGGACGCGACCTCGCTGCGGCTCATCCTCGACGAGCTCGTCACCCACATGTCGGGACGCGTGGACCGGCTCGCGCCGCCCGCGCCCTACCGCGACTTCGTCGCCCACACCCTGCACCGGCTGGCCTCGGACGACGCCGAGGCGTTCTTCCGGGACCGGCTCGGCGACGTCACCGAGCCGACCACGCCGTTCGGCCTGGCCGATGTGCGCGGCGACGGGCGCGGGGTGCGCGATCTGCGCCGCTCGCTGGCGCCGGGCCTCACCCGCGATCTGCGCGCGGAGGCCCAGCGGCTGCGCACCAGCCCGGCCGCGCTGTGCCACGCGGCCTGGTCCGTGGTGGTCGCGGCGTGCAGCGGGCGCGACGACGTGGTGTTCGGCACCGTCCTGTCGGGCCGCCTCCAGGGCGTGCCGGGCGTGGAGCGGATGCTGGGCAACTTCATCAACACCCTGCCGCTGCGGGTGCGCCTGGCCGGGCGCACCGTGGGCGAGCTGGTCGCCGAGGTCGACTCGGCGCTCAAGGAGCTGATCACCTACGAGCAGAGCTCACTGATCGCCGCCCAGCGGTGCAGCGGGGTCGAGGGCGACGTACCGCTCTTCAGCTCGATGATCAACTTCCGCCACTTCGAGCCCGGCCGCGACGACGACGGCCCGGTCGGCACCGACGCCCAGGGCGTGCGCTGGCTCGGCTCGGCCGACCGCACCAACTACCCGGTCGGCCTCTCCATCGACGACACCGGCACCGAGCTGTCGCTCAACGCCCAGGTCGACGCCTCGCTGTCGCCCGACGCGCTGATCGGCTACCTCGAAGCGGCCCTGACCGGCATCGTGGCCGCGCTGGCCACCGACGGCGGCGCGAGCACCGAGGCGCTCGCCGTCGACATCCTGCCCGCGCCCGAGCGCCGCCAGCTGCTCACCGACTGGAACGCCACCGCACAGCCGTATCCGCAGGACAGCTGTCTCTTCGAGCTGTTCGAGGAGCAGGTCGAGCGGCGGCCCGACGCCATCGCCGTCGAACACGGCGACACCGCGCTCAGCTACGCCGAGCTCAACGCCCGCGCCAACCGCGTCGCCCACGAGCTGCGCGAGCGGGGCGTCGGCCCGGACACCCTGGTGGGCCTGTGCGCCGAGCGCTCGCCGGAGCTCGTCGCCGGACTGCTCGGCATCCTCAAGGCGGGCGGCGCCTACGTACCGATCGACCCCGGCTACCCCGAGGCCCGCATCCGTACGCTCGTCGAGAGCTCGGGCGTCACCCTGGTCCTCAGCCAGTCCCACCTGCCGGGCGCCGTGCTCGACGGCACCGAGGTGCTGCACCTGGACACGGGGGAGCGGGCGGCGGACGGCGTCCAGGTCCTCGCGGACCGCCCCGAGCACAACCTCTCGCGCGCCGAACTCGGCCTCACCCCGGACCACTTGGCGTACGTGATCTTCACCTCGGGCTCCACCGGCGTCCCCAAGGGCGTGCTCGTCGAGCAGCGCGGTGTGGTGCGGCTGGTGCGCAACCGGACGTACTTCCCGACCGACGAGCGGACCGTGGTGCTCCAGCACTCGTCGATCTCGTTCGACGTCGGCTCGCAGGAGGTGCTCGGCCCGCTGCTCAACGGCGGCCGGCTGGTGCTGCACGACGGCGACTCCAAGGACGTCGGACAGCTCCTGGACCGCGCGGAGCGCTCCGGGGTCACCATGATGGCGCTGTCGGCAGCGTTCCTGCCCGCCTTCGCCGAGGCGTCGCGCCACCGCACGCTGCCGCTGACCTATCTCGGCGTCGGCGGCGAGGCGTTCGCCGCCCGCGACGTGCGCACGCTGTACGCGGCGCACCCGGACCTGACCGTCGTCAACGCCTACGGCCCCACCGAGAACAGCATCGCCTCCACCTGCCACGAGATCCCGCGCGACCTCGCCGAGGACGCGCCGATCCCGATCGGCCGCCCCATCGGCCGGGCCACCGCCCACGTCACGGACCCCGGGCTGCGGCTGGTGCCGTGCGGTGTGGTCGGTGAACTGTGCGTGGGCGGCGAGGGCGTGGCGCGCGGTTACCTCGGCAACCCGGGGCTGACCGGGGAGAAGTTCGTCGCGGACCCGTTCTCGGACGTCCCCGGCGCACGGCTGTACCGCACCGGCGACCTGGTGCGCCGACTGCCGGACGGCGCCCTGGAGTTCGTCGGCCGGATCGACGACCAGGTGAAGGTGCGCGGCTTCCGCGTCGAGCTCGGCGAGATCGAGAGCGCGCTGCACACCCACCCCTCGGTGCACAGCGCCGTCGTCACCACCCGCGACAGCGGCGACACCAAGAAGCTCGTCGCCCACGTCCGGCCCACGGACGCCTGGCTGGACGAGGCCGCCGAGGAGCAGAACGCCGAACACCTCGGCCAGTGGCGCAAGCTCTTCGAGGACCAGTACGCGGCGGCCGACGACGCGGGCGCCGACGCCGCCGAGGCCGAGCTCAACCTGGTCGGCTGGAACAGCAGTTACACCGGTGAGCTCATCCCCGAGCACGAGATGCGCGAGTGGATCGACGGCACGGTGGCGCGGATCGAGGAGCTGCGGCCCCGCCGCCTCCTGGAGATCGGCTGCGGCACCGGACTGCTCCTGTACCGCTACGCGGGCGCCTGCGAGTCGGTGCACGCCGTCGACATCTCCGCCTCGGCCCTCGCCGGGGTGCGGCGCGGCGCCGAGCGGCGCGGCTGGTCGCACCTCACCCTCAGCCAGGGAGACGCCCTGTCGGTGACGGTGCCGCAGGGCACCACCTTCGACACGGTCGTGCTCAACTCCGTGGTCCAGTACTTCCCCAACCGGGTCTACCTGGAAGAGGTCGTCGCCCGGATCCTGCCGCTCGTCGAGGACGGCGGCCGGATCCTCATCGGCGACGTGCGCAACCTCGACCTGTTCTCCGCGCACCTCGGCGCCATGGAGCGCAGCCGGACCCAGGTGCGCGCCTCGGCCGGGGCGCTCGCCGCCCAGGTCCAGCGCCGCCGCAGGCAGGAGGGCGAACTGCTGGTCAGCCCGGCCTTCTTCGCGGGCCTTCAGGAGCGCTTCGAAGAGCTCGGCGCCGTCGACCTGATGGTCAAGCGGGGCCTGGGCGACAACGAGATGCTCAGCTACCGCTACGACGTGGTGCTCACCAAGGGCGCGCGCGAGCCCGCCGAGCCGCTGCCGTGGCTGGAGGCCGACTCGCCGGGGGCGCTGCGCGCGCTCCTGGCGGGCGAGGTGCCGGAGCGGTTCGGCGTCACCGGTCTGACCAACCCGCGCGTCGAGGACGACGTCCTGGTCGCCGAGGGCCTGACGCGCTGGCCCGCCAACCGCCAGGTGGACCCGCTGCCGGGCGGCGTCCGCCTGACGGCCGACGCCACCGGGCGGGTGCGCGAACTGGAGGAGGCCCTGCGGTACGCGGAGGAGCTCGGCCACCGGGTCGCCGTGACCTGGTCGCAGGACCGCCCCGACGGCCTCGACCTGGTCCTCGGCAAGGGGGAGTTGCCCCGGGTGCGGGCGCGCGGCGCCTACCGCCGGGCGCGGCTCGCCAACGCCCCCCAGGTGGCCCGGATGGGCCAGAGCATGACCCGGGTCCTGCGCGAGCACCTGGCGGCCAGGGTCCCCGAGTACATGGTGCCCAGCGTCTTCGTGGCGCTCGAAGAGCTGCCGATCACCACCAACGGCAAGGTCGACAAGAAGGCGCTGCCCGCCCCGGACGAGAGCGACCTCCACAAGGAGGTGTACGTCGCCCCGCGCACCGGGGCCGAGCGGACGCTGTGCCGTCTCGTCGAGGACGTGCTGGGACTGAACCGCGTCGGTCTGGAGGACGGCTTCTTCGACCTGGGCGGCCACTCGCTGCTCGCCACCCGGCTCACCATCCGGGTCAAGCAGGAGACCGGCAAGGACCTGCCGCTCCAGGTGATCCTGGGCGGCGCCACCGTGCGGGAGATGGCGGCGGCCCTGGAGTCCCCGGCGGGCGCGGCGACGGCGCTGGAGCTGGTGGAGCCCGGCCGCAGCGCCCTGAGCGCGCCGCTCTCCCTCCAGCAGAGCGAGCTGTGGTTCCTGAACCACCGCGAGCACCTGGGCAGCGCTTATGACAACGTGCAGATGGCCTACCGGATCGTCGGCACCCTGGACCGCGCCGCCTACGCCCGTGCCTTCGAGGCGCTGGTGGCCCGGCACGCGGTGCTGCGCACCAGCTATGTGCTGAGCGACGGCGTCCACGTACAGCAGGTCAACGACGCCACCGGCTTCGCCGTCGCCTTCGAGGAGATGGCGGGGGAGACGGCGGTCGCGGAATGGCTGCGCGCCGAACGCGCCCGGCCGTTCGCGCCGCGGGACCGCCACATGCTGCGCGTGCACCTGCTGACGCTGTCGCCGCACGAGCACATCGCCGTCGTCACCCGCCCCTGGGGGATCTTCGACGGCTGGTCCACCGGCGTCTTCCTGACCGAGCTGAACGCGGTGTACGCGGCGCTGCGCCGGGGCGCCGAACCGGAGCTGCCCGAACTGCCGCTCCAGTACGCCGACTTCACCCACTGGCAGCACCGCGCGGTCGACGCGGCGGAGCTCGAACGGCAGGAGGCGTACTGGCGCGGCAAGCTCGCCGGGCTCCCCGCCCGCCTCTCGCTGCGCACCGACTACCGCCGCCCCGCCGTCAAGTCCCACCGGGGCTCCACGGTCGCGGTGAACGTCCCCGGCGAGCTCCTCGTCCAGCTGCGCCGGTACGGCCAGGAGCGGGGCGTCACGCTCTACATGACGCTCCTGTCGGCGTTCGCGGTGCTGCTCGGCGCGTACGGCGAGGACCGGGAGGCGGCCATCGGCTCGCCGGTGACCAACCGCCCGGACCCGGCGCTGGAGCAGCTGATCGGCTACTTCATCAACGTGCTGGTGCTGCGGCTCGACACGGGCGGCGACGAGAGCTTCGACGAGCTCCTGGAGCGGGCCAAGCGGGTCACGGCCGAGGCGCACGAGCACAAGGACGTGCCGTTCGCGCGGCTCGCCGAGCAGCTGGTCGCCGAGCCCGATCCGGGGCACTCGCCGCTCTTCCAGGCGATGTTCAACCTGATCCCGGCGCCCGCGCCGGTCCCGCCGGGCGAGGCGGCCCCGGTACCGGAGTTCGCCACGCTGCCGGTCTCCTCGGACGCGGGGGTGGCGAAGTTCGACCTCAACCTCGTGGTCCGGGAGAGCGCGGCCGGTCTGAGCGGCTATCTGGAGTACAGCACCGATCTGTTCGCGCGGCGCACGGCCGAGCGGATGGCCGCGCTGTACGAACGGCTGCTGCTCAAGATCGTCGCGAATCCGGGCGCGAGCGCGGCCGAGCTGCGGGCCGCCGCGGCCGACGCGGAGCTGTGA